One Entomomonas asaccharolytica DNA segment encodes these proteins:
- a CDS encoding precorrin-2 dehydrogenase/sirohydrochlorin ferrochelatase family protein, giving the protein MTKLYPLTLKLINKKVLVVGAGKVALRKLQGLVGTGAEITVVSPEVLPEIEVLPDITIIQRHFQPSDTKNAHIIYAATDNQQVNDEVGRYIEHWQWFDNTALPEASNFFTPAVIREKGLIVSISTEARDPTRAKLIKQKITDFLLKSMKE; this is encoded by the coding sequence ATGACAAAGTTATATCCATTAACCCTTAAGCTAATAAATAAAAAAGTATTGGTAGTGGGTGCAGGGAAAGTAGCTTTGCGTAAGCTACAAGGTTTAGTGGGAACAGGCGCAGAAATTACCGTAGTATCACCAGAGGTATTACCAGAAATTGAAGTATTACCTGATATCACAATAATTCAACGTCATTTTCAGCCGTCAGATACTAAAAATGCTCATATTATTTATGCTGCAACAGATAACCAGCAAGTAAATGATGAAGTAGGGCGATATATTGAGCATTGGCAATGGTTTGATAATACTGCATTGCCTGAAGCATCTAATTTTTTTACACCTGCGGTTATTCGAGAAAAGGGTTTAATCGTGTCTATTTCTACAGAAGCACGAGATCCTACTCGTGCCAAGTTAATTAAGCAAAAGATCACAGACTTTTTACTTAAATCAATGAAAGAGTAG
- a CDS encoding cobyrinate a,c-diamide synthase, whose amino-acid sequence MKKIMFGATHSGAGKTTVTLGLMHALTRRGLKVQPYKVGPDYIDTGWHKLATGHASINLDAFMVSENNLKYLFQTHAKTADINIIEGVMGLYDGYGVDPNYCSSAGLAKTLNCPIILVVDGKAVSTSIAATVMGFQKFQPNVPIVGVLVNRVNTDSHYQLLKQAIETYCQIPVLGRLPNMPELVLHERHLGLVPTEEMQDMQSYWQQLADAIEQHIEVDRIVELSASEELAVTIPKLPNAANYHGLKMAVAQDEAFHFYYQDNLDLLSQLGVELIPFSPLADSQLPDCDLVYLGGGFPEVFAEQLAANQTMLQSILQAHKQAKPIYAECGGLMYLGEFLQVDGEHYDMVGVLAGYSQMTKGLKRFGYCEGRALTNTLLADTGEILKGHEFHHSEFYTNLPCAFAMYKTRDGEIVKEWQGGYQVGNTLASYLHIHFYQNPFILCHWLDRALV is encoded by the coding sequence GTGAAAAAAATTATGTTTGGGGCAACCCACAGTGGCGCAGGTAAAACCACTGTAACATTAGGTTTAATGCATGCTTTGACGCGACGCGGCTTAAAGGTGCAACCTTATAAAGTTGGCCCTGACTATATTGATACAGGTTGGCATAAACTAGCAACAGGCCACGCCTCTATAAATCTTGATGCCTTTATGGTGTCTGAAAATAATCTTAAATATCTTTTTCAAACCCATGCTAAAACCGCTGATATCAATATTATTGAAGGGGTAATGGGGCTCTATGATGGCTATGGTGTTGACCCCAATTATTGTAGCAGTGCAGGTTTAGCTAAAACATTAAATTGCCCGATTATTTTAGTGGTGGATGGCAAAGCAGTGTCAACCTCAATTGCTGCCACCGTTATGGGCTTTCAAAAATTTCAGCCCAATGTACCTATTGTTGGGGTATTGGTTAATCGGGTAAATACCGATAGCCACTATCAACTGCTTAAACAAGCCATAGAAACTTATTGCCAAATTCCTGTATTAGGTCGTTTGCCTAATATGCCTGAGCTAGTTTTGCATGAACGTCATTTAGGCTTAGTACCCACCGAAGAAATGCAAGATATGCAAAGTTATTGGCAGCAATTAGCCGATGCCATAGAACAGCATATTGAAGTAGATCGTATTGTTGAATTAAGTGCAAGCGAAGAGCTTGCTGTAACTATTCCAAAATTACCCAATGCTGCTAACTATCATGGATTAAAAATGGCCGTTGCACAGGATGAGGCATTTCATTTTTATTACCAAGATAATTTAGATTTACTTAGCCAACTAGGTGTAGAGCTAATACCTTTTAGCCCATTAGCAGATAGCCAATTACCAGACTGTGATTTGGTCTATTTAGGGGGTGGCTTCCCCGAAGTTTTTGCAGAGCAACTAGCAGCCAACCAAACTATGCTCCAGTCTATTTTACAAGCCCATAAGCAAGCTAAACCAATCTATGCAGAATGTGGTGGCTTAATGTATTTAGGTGAGTTTTTACAGGTCGATGGTGAACATTATGACATGGTGGGAGTATTAGCAGGTTATAGCCAAATGACCAAGGGTTTAAAACGCTTTGGTTATTGTGAAGGTAGGGCATTAACAAATACCTTGTTAGCGGATACAGGCGAAATATTAAAAGGCCATGAGTTCCACCATTCAGAGTTTTATACCAATTTACCTTGTGCTTTTGCCATGTATAAAACCCGTGATGGGGAAATTGTTAAAGAATGGCAAGGTGGTTATCAAGTAGGTAATACCCTAGCGAGTTACTTGCATATTCATTTTTATCAAAATCCATTTATATTGTGTCATTGGTTGGATAGGGCGCTAGTATGA
- the cbiB gene encoding adenosylcobinamide-phosphate synthase CbiB — translation MSYLLPVLPIIIGFIVDLLLGDPQGWPHPVRWIGNSITFVQQKIRNQCSSDASLKWGGLWLWLIIVGGTFLVTWGLLYLIGLWSWWLSFIVQCVLAYTILATKCLKDAAMSVYQTLDTGTVEQARVQLSYIVGRDTTELDKPQMTRAVVETVAENSVDGVIAPLFYLFIGGVPLAMAYKAVNTLDSMVGYQTPKYKAIGYFSAKLDDVFNYIPARISWLLFTLAAYLLKLNAKAALVIGWRDRAKHKSPNCAWSEATVAGALGVRLGGPNNYFGELVEKPWLGDEVRPIEQNDITATIKLMYIAAVLALLVFMAVYCFIKFLG, via the coding sequence ATGAGTTATTTATTGCCTGTTCTTCCTATTATTATTGGCTTTATCGTGGATTTACTATTAGGCGATCCACAAGGCTGGCCTCATCCTGTGCGCTGGATAGGTAATAGTATTACTTTTGTACAACAAAAGATTCGCAATCAATGCTCTAGTGATGCCTCCCTAAAATGGGGTGGCCTATGGTTATGGTTGATTATAGTGGGAGGCACTTTCTTAGTCACTTGGGGCTTACTCTATTTGATTGGTCTATGGTCATGGTGGCTAAGCTTCATCGTTCAGTGTGTATTGGCCTATACCATCTTAGCCACTAAGTGTTTAAAAGATGCGGCGATGAGTGTTTACCAAACATTGGATACAGGTACGGTAGAGCAGGCACGAGTGCAGTTATCTTATATTGTAGGTAGGGATACTACCGAATTAGATAAACCACAAATGACCCGTGCGGTAGTTGAGACAGTAGCAGAGAATAGTGTCGATGGCGTTATTGCTCCCTTGTTCTATTTGTTTATTGGTGGTGTGCCATTAGCCATGGCTTATAAAGCAGTAAATACCTTAGATTCAATGGTGGGTTATCAAACCCCTAAATATAAGGCGATTGGCTATTTTTCTGCCAAGTTAGATGATGTGTTTAATTATATCCCTGCACGTATTAGCTGGCTGTTATTTACCCTTGCTGCCTATTTACTCAAACTCAATGCTAAAGCTGCTTTAGTTATCGGCTGGCGTGATCGCGCCAAGCATAAAAGCCCTAACTGTGCATGGTCTGAGGCGACTGTGGCTGGGGCGCTTGGTGTCCGTTTAGGCGGGCCAAATAACTATTTTGGTGAGTTAGTAGAGAAGCCTTGGCTAGGGGATGAGGTTCGGCCTATTGAGCAAAATGATATTACTGCCACCATTAAATTAATGTATATAGCCGCAGTATTAGCTTTATTAGTGTTTATGGCTGTTTATTGCTTTATTAAGTTTTTAGGCTAA
- a CDS encoding cobalt-precorrin-8 methylmutase: MTYITQPQNIEDKSFEIIQEIIDEIRPDYQFVDELQEKIIKRCVHTSADFDWLDILKFSEGVNQILLTALQNGATIYTDTNMVLSGMNKTRLDKLGCQYRCYVADPITREIAHAKGITRSMAAVEQAATEEGEKIFVFGNAPTALFRLLELYEEGKLKPAAVVGVPVGFVGAAESKDALMQSDLPYIAAAGRKGGSNIAAAIINALLYSM; this comes from the coding sequence ATGACCTATATAACCCAACCACAAAATATTGAAGATAAAAGCTTTGAGATTATTCAGGAAATTATTGATGAAATTAGACCTGATTATCAGTTTGTGGATGAACTGCAAGAAAAGATTATCAAACGCTGTGTACATACCAGTGCTGATTTTGATTGGTTAGATATTCTTAAATTTTCGGAGGGTGTTAATCAAATTTTATTAACCGCTTTGCAAAATGGTGCCACTATTTATACAGACACTAATATGGTGCTATCAGGTATGAATAAAACTCGTTTAGATAAGTTAGGTTGCCAATATCGTTGTTATGTAGCAGACCCAATTACCCGTGAAATTGCCCATGCTAAAGGTATTACTCGTTCCATGGCGGCAGTTGAGCAAGCGGCTACTGAAGAGGGCGAGAAAATCTTTGTGTTTGGTAATGCGCCTACAGCCTTGTTCCGTTTATTAGAATTATATGAAGAAGGTAAATTAAAACCAGCGGCTGTGGTTGGTGTACCTGTAGGGTTTGTGGGAGCGGCTGAATCAAAAGATGCTTTAATGCAAAGTGATTTACCTTATATTGCGGCAGCAGGGCGTAAAGGTGGTTCTAATATTGCGGCAGCCATTATCAATGCTTTGCTATATAGCATGTGA
- the cbiD gene encoding cobalt-precorrin-5B (C(1))-methyltransferase CbiD — MEHFVWIDNKQYRKGYTTGSCATAAAKVAALMVLQQMFIPQVSITTPSGVVLDLDVLEPSIEGNTAIAAIQKDGGDDIDVTHGMLIFAQVTLNDSGKIIIDGGEGVGRVTRKGVRHEIGSAAINDTPRRTIEQAVREVIGAQKGAEVIIFAPEGAERAQQTFNPRLGIMDGISILGTTGIVTPMSDESWKKSITLEIEMKHAHGIQKIIFVPGNHGEKFAEEMGMNSNYVVVMSNFVRYVLKDAERLGFKRVLLLGHLGKLIKVAAGIFHTHNHVADGRIETLIAVLALMGVPQDFLLKIDDCKTTEAAMELIEQEGYQAVYQQIALRIKERVEQLSKFTKNPMQADAILCSMDGRILGSSAPLTELIEEFRT; from the coding sequence ATGGAACACTTTGTTTGGATTGACAATAAGCAGTACCGTAAAGGCTATACCACTGGCTCCTGCGCCACAGCAGCAGCTAAAGTGGCGGCGTTGATGGTATTACAGCAAATGTTTATTCCACAGGTTTCAATTACCACGCCATCAGGTGTGGTATTAGATTTAGATGTATTAGAACCTAGTATCGAAGGTAATACCGCTATTGCTGCTATTCAAAAAGATGGCGGGGATGATATAGATGTTACTCACGGTATGTTGATTTTTGCCCAAGTCACCCTTAATGATTCAGGCAAAATTATCATTGATGGGGGGGAAGGAGTAGGCAGGGTAACCCGTAAAGGGGTGCGCCATGAAATAGGTTCTGCGGCTATTAACGATACCCCTCGCAGAACCATTGAGCAAGCAGTGCGAGAAGTAATCGGCGCGCAAAAAGGCGCAGAAGTGATTATTTTTGCACCCGAAGGCGCAGAGCGAGCACAACAAACCTTTAATCCACGTTTAGGGATTATGGATGGTATTTCCATTTTGGGTACAACAGGTATTGTTACTCCCATGTCCGATGAAAGTTGGAAAAAATCTATTACCCTTGAAATTGAAATGAAGCATGCTCATGGAATACAGAAAATTATTTTTGTACCTGGTAATCATGGTGAAAAGTTTGCCGAAGAAATGGGCATGAATAGTAACTATGTGGTAGTGATGAGTAACTTTGTGCGCTATGTATTAAAAGATGCAGAGCGATTAGGTTTTAAACGGGTTTTATTATTAGGTCATCTTGGTAAATTAATTAAAGTAGCTGCAGGTATTTTCCATACCCACAACCATGTGGCAGACGGACGGATTGAAACACTTATTGCGGTATTGGCACTCATGGGTGTACCGCAAGATTTTTTATTAAAAATCGATGACTGTAAAACTACTGAAGCTGCTATGGAGCTTATTGAGCAAGAAGGCTATCAAGCGGTTTACCAACAAATAGCCTTGCGTATTAAAGAGCGTGTTGAGCAACTATCAAAATTTACTAAAAACCCCATGCAAGCCGATGCTATTTTATGTTCGATGGATGGCAGAATTTTAGGCAGTAGTGCTCCTTTAACTGAATTAATAGAGGAGTTTCGTACATGA
- a CDS encoding cobalt-precorrin-7 (C(5))-methyltransferase yields MINVVGLGPGSADYLVPLAKRLIDDCDWIVGSERQLAAVPHQQAKEHLLDKKLSDLIVWLKQHQHEKVVVLASGDPMLYGLGKYINQQMSSSEVQVVSGISSMQYLFSRIALDMNDVYLTSSHGKTPDFDFMLQHKKVALVTDDKIGPYQIAQQINKRGLQRTLVIGENLSYPNEQITIVPATEVLDQPYQMNVVVIIDER; encoded by the coding sequence ATGATTAATGTAGTGGGTTTAGGGCCCGGTTCAGCTGATTATTTAGTGCCTTTAGCAAAACGTTTAATCGATGATTGTGATTGGATTGTTGGTTCAGAAAGGCAACTAGCGGCAGTACCCCATCAACAGGCTAAAGAACATTTACTGGATAAAAAATTATCAGACCTAATTGTATGGCTAAAACAACACCAACATGAAAAAGTAGTGGTGTTAGCCTCTGGTGACCCTATGCTCTATGGCTTGGGTAAATATATTAATCAGCAAATGAGTAGTAGTGAAGTGCAGGTGGTATCAGGTATTAGTTCTATGCAATACCTTTTCTCACGCATTGCACTGGATATGAATGATGTTTATCTAACCAGCAGTCATGGCAAAACCCCTGACTTTGACTTTATGTTACAGCATAAAAAAGTAGCCTTAGTGACTGATGACAAAATCGGCCCTTACCAAATTGCCCAACAAATTAATAAGCGTGGTTTACAACGTACTCTAGTGATTGGCGAAAACCTTTCTTATCCCAATGAGCAAATTACGATTGTGCCAGCCACCGAAGTGTTAGACCAACCTTATCAAATGAATGTAGTGGTGATTATTGATGAAAGATGA
- a CDS encoding decarboxylating cobalt-precorrin-6B (C(15))-methyltransferase, with protein MKDELFIRGDVPMTKEEVRVLTIDWLNLENARTLVDVGAGTGSICIEASLRYPNLKTIAIEKNPEAISLIKQNCDKFAVTNLQIIEGNAPEVLPTQPIDAVFVGGSGGALDEIINWAFTNLNPQGRLVLNFILLNNLMEALDILQQVGFENIEASQLQVSRLTKLGKGKYFKPNNPTYIISCTKGAVSE; from the coding sequence ATGAAAGATGAATTATTTATTCGGGGTGATGTACCCATGACTAAAGAAGAGGTGCGGGTATTAACCATCGACTGGTTAAATTTAGAAAACGCGCGCACTTTAGTTGATGTGGGGGCAGGTACGGGCAGTATCTGTATTGAAGCTAGCTTACGTTACCCTAATTTAAAAACCATTGCCATTGAGAAAAATCCTGAGGCCATTAGTTTAATCAAACAAAACTGTGACAAGTTTGCGGTTACTAATTTACAGATTATTGAAGGCAATGCTCCCGAAGTATTACCTACGCAGCCAATTGATGCTGTATTTGTAGGCGGTAGCGGTGGCGCTTTAGATGAAATTATTAACTGGGCATTTACTAATTTAAACCCACAAGGGCGTTTAGTACTGAACTTTATTTTATTAAATAACTTAATGGAAGCTTTAGATATTCTACAGCAAGTTGGCTTTGAAAATATTGAAGCAAGCCAACTACAAGTATCACGTTTAACCAAGTTGGGTAAGGGCAAATATTTTAAACCCAATAACCCAACCTATATTATTTCCTGTACAAAAGGGGCAGTAAGCGAATGA
- a CDS encoding cobalt-precorrin-4 methyltransferase, which translates to MTQATIDHSKVYFIGAGPGDCELITLKGYRILSQADVVIYAGSLINHDLLKYCKEGAACHDSAKLNLEEIISLMQQGIAQGKLVVRLQTGDLSLYGSIREQSEELAKLNIGFISVPGVSSFLGAASQLGVEYTVPEVAQSLIITRMEGRTPMPFKESLEAFAQHQTSMAIFLSVQNIGSVVDNLHDNGKGYPMDTPVAVIYKATWPDEQKVEGTLADIAQKVKEAGINKTALILVGRFLGEEYHYSKLYDADFSHEFRKA; encoded by the coding sequence ATGACACAAGCAACTATCGACCATAGTAAAGTTTATTTTATTGGTGCAGGCCCTGGCGATTGTGAGTTAATCACTTTAAAAGGTTACCGTATTTTATCCCAAGCGGATGTGGTGATTTATGCAGGCTCACTGATTAACCACGATTTATTAAAGTATTGTAAAGAGGGTGCAGCTTGTCACGACAGTGCAAAACTGAACTTAGAAGAAATTATCAGCTTAATGCAACAGGGCATAGCACAAGGTAAATTAGTAGTACGCTTACAAACAGGCGATCTATCGCTCTATGGTTCTATCCGTGAACAAAGTGAAGAGTTAGCTAAGTTAAATATTGGTTTTATTTCTGTACCAGGGGTGAGTTCTTTCTTAGGTGCAGCTTCCCAATTAGGTGTGGAATATACCGTACCTGAGGTGGCACAAAGCTTAATTATTACCCGTATGGAAGGGCGTACCCCAATGCCTTTTAAGGAGTCATTAGAAGCTTTTGCACAACACCAAACCTCAATGGCTATCTTCTTATCAGTACAAAATATCGGCAGTGTGGTTGATAACCTACATGACAATGGCAAAGGTTATCCAATGGATACGCCTGTGGCAGTGATCTATAAAGCAACGTGGCCAGATGAGCAAAAAGTTGAGGGCACTTTAGCGGATATCGCGCAGAAGGTAAAAGAAGCGGGGATTAATAAAACGGCACTTATTTTAGTGGGTCGTTTTCTTGGTGAAGAGTACCACTACTCAAAACTCTATGACGCAGATTTTAGCCATGAATTTAGAAAAGCCTGA
- the cbiG gene encoding cobalt-precorrin 5A hydrolase — protein MNLEKPELAVLTVTPGAKAQALRLAKLIPCDCYTSDKLVSEGFIGFNGSMADCVTRLFASYQSLLFICATGITVRMIAPLVTDKLADPAVLVMDEQAQHVISLLSGHVGGGNKLTMQIAQLLGATPVITTATDVNQVAALDTLIQEVGGEVAAYRQQVKDINQMLVSGQQVGLYLEQVTVKDVRGFVAVEDLNQLPSELAALVIVSNRTDLQVNCDYPVIQIIPKNIVVGMGCRRDTDAELIYQTLCQHLAKYQLDMKAIKQIGSVIIKQDEQGLLALAKRLAVPFTVFTIEELQQHEHRFAASEFVRKTLGIGSVSQPSAWIMSDGNLLGETLKQDGITITLGVSICCI, from the coding sequence ATGAATTTAGAAAAGCCTGAATTAGCAGTACTCACCGTTACACCGGGGGCTAAAGCGCAAGCTTTACGCTTGGCTAAGTTAATCCCATGTGATTGCTATACCAGCGATAAGCTAGTTAGCGAAGGCTTTATAGGCTTTAACGGTAGTATGGCGGATTGTGTAACAAGGTTATTTGCTAGTTATCAGTCATTACTATTTATTTGTGCCACAGGTATTACCGTGCGGATGATTGCGCCATTGGTGACTGATAAGTTAGCAGACCCTGCTGTATTGGTGATGGATGAGCAAGCACAGCATGTAATTAGCTTGCTATCTGGCCATGTCGGTGGTGGTAATAAGCTCACTATGCAGATTGCCCAACTATTAGGTGCAACGCCTGTAATTACTACCGCTACTGATGTCAACCAAGTGGCAGCATTAGATACTTTAATTCAAGAAGTGGGCGGAGAGGTAGCTGCTTATCGGCAACAAGTTAAAGATATTAATCAAATGTTGGTGAGTGGTCAGCAAGTTGGTTTATATCTTGAGCAAGTAACTGTTAAGGATGTACGTGGCTTTGTAGCGGTGGAAGACCTTAACCAGTTACCTAGCGAATTAGCTGCATTAGTGATTGTATCTAATCGTACTGATTTACAGGTCAATTGTGATTACCCAGTCATCCAAATTATCCCCAAAAATATTGTGGTAGGGATGGGCTGTCGGCGTGATACAGATGCTGAATTAATCTACCAAACACTTTGCCAACACTTAGCAAAATATCAGCTTGATATGAAAGCCATTAAACAAATTGGCAGTGTCATTATTAAACAAGATGAACAAGGGCTGCTTGCGCTAGCTAAGCGGTTAGCAGTGCCCTTTACTGTATTTACGATTGAAGAGTTACAGCAGCATGAGCATCGCTTTGCTGCTTCTGAATTTGTCCGCAAAACCCTAGGCATAGGCAGTGTGTCTCAGCCCTCTGCGTGGATTATGAGTGACGGCAATTTATTAGGTGAAACGTTAAAACAGGATGGTATTACCATCACATTAGGAGTAAGTATATGTTGTATTTAG
- the cobJ gene encoding precorrin-3B C(17)-methyltransferase, which translates to MLYLVGLGPGDEGSMTQDAVAAIKNSDVIIGYKTYTNLIKPLIEGKELVRTGMCKEIERCEVAIEAAKTGKNVALVSSGDTGVYGMAGPIFEIIARDKLDIDVQVIPGVTSSVACAAILGCPLMHDFCHISLSDLLTPWELIEKRVRMAAEADFVICFYNPRSKGRPDHLAKAFELMAPFKSPDTPVGIVKAAGRSKEDLWLTTFKDIDYTVVGMTSMVIVGNKSTYRYKDYMITPRGYMV; encoded by the coding sequence ATGTTGTATTTAGTAGGTTTAGGCCCTGGTGATGAAGGTTCAATGACTCAAGATGCAGTAGCCGCTATTAAAAACTCGGATGTCATAATCGGTTATAAAACCTATACCAATCTAATCAAGCCTTTAATTGAAGGTAAAGAGCTCGTTAGAACAGGCATGTGTAAAGAGATAGAGCGCTGTGAAGTGGCTATTGAAGCCGCTAAAACAGGCAAAAATGTAGCGCTGGTAAGCAGTGGTGATACTGGTGTTTATGGTATGGCAGGGCCAATCTTTGAAATTATTGCCCGTGATAAGTTAGATATTGATGTACAAGTAATTCCCGGTGTTACCTCCAGTGTAGCGTGTGCTGCTATCCTAGGTTGCCCATTAATGCATGACTTCTGCCATATCAGTTTAAGTGATTTATTAACCCCTTGGGAGTTAATTGAAAAACGGGTGCGTATGGCAGCAGAAGCGGATTTTGTGATCTGTTTTTATAATCCACGTTCTAAAGGCCGCCCAGACCATTTAGCGAAAGCCTTTGAATTAATGGCACCTTTTAAAAGCCCAGATACGCCAGTGGGCATTGTTAAAGCCGCAGGTCGTAGCAAAGAAGATTTATGGCTAACCACTTTTAAAGATATTGACTATACCGTGGTAGGTATGACCTCAATGGTGATTGTGGGTAATAAATCAACCTATCGCTATAAAGACTATATGATCACACCACGAGGATATATGGTGTGA
- the cobK gene encoding precorrin-6A reductase, with the protein MSQAFKGKIHVFGGTSDAVLLCQMLERLSLSYGLSVATEAGSETALTLRGKVHMGRLDSEQMADLFTNEQVDLVIDATHPFAAEVSKNIMEATSKVNLPLIRYERQTQIDLLEHRLLIKVATVEEACMAAKQAGNKVFLTTGSKELAKYKQLLPEKTLIARVLPTVGVIQSCADLGLGIGEIVAMKGPFTREMNAAMYQFYQPDVVITKESGAEGGYTEKVLPCLALGIVCIVISRPKQIYQRFVSTIEELECQLKAFS; encoded by the coding sequence GTGAGCCAAGCTTTTAAGGGAAAAATCCATGTGTTCGGTGGCACATCTGACGCAGTCCTATTGTGCCAGATGTTAGAAAGGCTCAGCTTAAGCTATGGGCTTTCAGTCGCTACCGAAGCAGGCAGTGAAACTGCGCTGACCTTAAGGGGCAAAGTACACATGGGTAGGTTAGATAGTGAGCAAATGGCTGACTTATTTACTAATGAACAAGTTGATTTAGTAATTGATGCTACCCATCCATTTGCTGCGGAAGTTTCCAAAAATATTATGGAAGCAACTAGCAAAGTTAATTTGCCATTAATCCGTTATGAGCGACAAACTCAAATTGATCTATTGGAACACCGATTACTGATTAAAGTGGCAACGGTTGAAGAAGCTTGTATGGCCGCTAAACAAGCAGGTAATAAAGTTTTTTTAACCACGGGTAGTAAAGAGTTAGCTAAATATAAACAATTATTGCCCGAAAAAACATTAATTGCTCGGGTATTACCTACGGTGGGGGTTATTCAATCCTGTGCTGATTTAGGTTTAGGGATCGGTGAAATTGTGGCGATGAAAGGGCCATTTACTCGCGAAATGAATGCGGCAATGTACCAGTTCTATCAACCTGATGTAGTGATTACTAAAGAGTCTGGAGCAGAAGGTGGTTATACCGAAAAAGTATTACCCTGCTTGGCGCTTGGTATTGTGTGTATTGTGATTAGTCGTCCTAAACAAATCTATCAACGGTTTGTTTCAACGATTGAGGAGTTAGAGTGCCAATTAAAGGCATTTAGTTAA
- the cobA gene encoding uroporphyrinogen-III C-methyltransferase produces the protein MAGKVWLVGAGPGDISLITVKGMECIKHADVLVYDRLVNPELLTFAPEHCEQINVGKESDHHPIPQQEINQILADHAKAGKKVVRLKSGDPYVFGRGGEEAQLLVEQRVPFEVVPGVTSAIGGLTYAGIPVTHRDYASSFHVVTGHLRADKEKDPINWQALAQLQGTIVILMGVSNLANITEELMQYGKSADTPVGIIMWASRANQRIVTGTLSTIVQVAKEQKVKPPALIVIGEVVGLHNLLDFSQFISDPAE, from the coding sequence ATGGCAGGTAAAGTGTGGTTAGTAGGAGCAGGACCGGGTGATATTTCCTTAATTACTGTAAAAGGTATGGAATGTATCAAACATGCTGATGTGCTGGTGTATGATCGATTAGTTAATCCTGAGTTATTAACCTTTGCGCCTGAGCATTGTGAACAAATTAATGTGGGTAAAGAAAGCGATCATCATCCCATTCCACAGCAAGAGATTAATCAGATCTTAGCAGACCATGCGAAAGCAGGTAAAAAAGTAGTTCGTCTAAAAAGCGGTGACCCTTATGTATTTGGGCGCGGTGGTGAGGAAGCGCAACTATTAGTTGAGCAACGAGTGCCTTTTGAAGTAGTGCCTGGGGTAACTTCTGCTATTGGTGGTTTAACCTATGCAGGTATTCCTGTTACCCATCGTGACTATGCTTCCTCGTTCCATGTGGTAACAGGCCACTTACGGGCAGATAAAGAAAAAGACCCCATCAACTGGCAAGCATTAGCACAGTTACAAGGCACTATTGTGATCTTAATGGGTGTGTCCAATTTAGCGAATATAACAGAAGAACTAATGCAATATGGCAAAAGTGCTGATACCCCAGTGGGCATTATTATGTGGGCTAGCCGTGCTAACCAACGAATAGTAACAGGTACCTTAAGCACTATTGTACAAGTAGCTAAAGAGCAAAAAGTTAAGCCACCTGCATTAATTGTAATTGGTGAGGTAGTAGGCTTACATAACTTACTCGATTTTTCTCAATTTATTAGCGACCCTGCTGAATAA